The genomic window TTATGCCCTGGTCGAAGACAGCTCGCCGGGGGACAAGGAATCATAGCCGTCCGCCAATAAGGGTTCCGCCTTTTTCGGGCTTTTCGCGAGGTATTGCCCCTCATCCTTCCAGTTGAACCATCACCGCCGTCAAGACGATGCTCGACACCTGCCTGGACTTTCCGCACCGACAAAGAAGGACATCCCTGCACACGCTCCCGTTCGCTTTGTCGAAATTGCTGGTGTTCCGTGAGATAAATATCTATATGGGAAAAGAATGAATTGACACGCGGCGCAAGCCCGGGCCTGTCCGGTTTCGCCCCGATTCGTCCCGCTGCGACGCAAGAGACCCGGGCGTAGGGATATCCCGGGGGGGGCGACGCCCCCGCGGAGCCGGGAAGACCACCGCCGGGCGAAATGGCCGAAAGGACCGCGACGGACGCACCCGAAGGGCCCAACAACAATTGCGAGGCAGGCCGATGGAATTCGAAATGACTACCGGAATGGGAACCAGGGTGCGCTTCACCCTAGAGCGGGACGAACATTCCGTGCACCAGGTTTTCGCCCATATCGTTCCAGCGGGGGAGAAGAACGAAAAACGTGTGCTGTGCACCGGCTGGCGGGTCAGCAGAACCGAACGGGGATTCGTGGAAGGAGTCAACGCCTCCGGCGAACTGATCGACGTGGCCCGGGACGACTGGGGAAAAATGCTGGCCTTGAGGGAGGATCTCAGGGACCGCGACAACCTGGAGAATATTTGCCTCGTCAAAGTCCACTCCCGAGGCAATCGGCTGACGATCGACGGATATACGCTCAGTGCCCGTGTCGACCGGGTCACCTGGCACAAGATCGAGCATTGCATGGAAGAGGTGGACAGTTCCGAGAACGATGAGCTTCTCGAGGGCGATCACTTCATCGGTTGGGTCGTGAAGCCCGGCATGGAATCCGAGGTCGAGCGCATCCTCGATGTCAAACCCGCAAAAAGGGTGACGGACTGAGGAGACCCATGACCGGGGGATGCCCCGATGACGCACGGGCATTCCCAGGGCCTGCAGGCCCGGCCGACACTGTCCGTGAAGGCCGGATGCGCTTTTGTGAGCCATCCTGTTCATACGCCTTCCCCCTCTCCACTCCGATCATCCCTGTTTCGTATCGGTTCCCACCCTTTCCCGGCTTTTCGGAATGCCCATGTGCTTGCGTCCTCTCAGAACAATTCTTAAATGATAATCTATTGCTGATTGGTGTTGGAGTCTGTGTCGTTCCGGACAACTCGAAGGAGGATAACGATATGGGAAGAATGCCCATACTGGCTGGACAGGCGGGGAACGGCCGCAACGCAGGCTGCGGCTCAAGGGGATTTTGTCCCGTCGACCGGCCGCTGCCCGTCTTCTACATGGTGGACTATTCGGTGATGGGGCTCCTGGTGGATCGGCTCGATGACGCGCTCCGGTCACTGAACGATGAAGGGTTTTCAATCATCGAGGAACCCTGGGGCAGTGAAGTCGTTGTGGAAAGTCCGGCGCGAACCGGGGAGATCGTCCGGTTGCTCGAGGAACGTGGAATCGCTTGCGAGATGGCCGACGTCGTCGGCGGAATGTACCAGGGGTGATGAGCCCCGCCTCGCCGGTTCGGCGGGAAATGAAGAGCCCGACACTCCTCCGGAGGGCGGCGAGGCAGCCGGGCGCGGCCTGCCCGCGGGCGGTACCGGAGGAGTGTCCGGGGCGGAGACTTTGCATGCCTGCGCGCCGGAAGGGGCTTAAGGTGGGTCAATCGTTGTCCACGATGATGATCTCGGCGGTTGCGGGGGTGCGGACGATGTAGGATGAATCGGGCGAGATCCTCATGATGACTCGTTCGTTTTTTTCGTCTCTTGAGTCGTCGACGGGTGTGAGCTTGACCAGCGCCGAAGAGACGCCGGCGGGAAGTGTCCGGGTTCCCGACAGTTTCGCGTAATCGATGCCGTTTCGAGCGGTGCCGCTCAGGGTGTATTTCACGGTGATCGCGGAAGCTGAGCCGCCCGTCCTCCTGATGCGGAATGCCGTGCCGCTTGCCCCGGATTCCGGCACCTGGGTCTTGGTGGCGGTGACGGTTACGATGGGCAGAGGGGATGGATCGGCCGTGCCGGTGCGTTGATAATTTCCTCGCCCCGTGCCCCAGAGAATCCGGGCATTGGCCGTCCCGGGGAGATCGTAGGCGACCAGCCCGGAATGAGCGGTATTGATCACCACTTCCAGGGCCTGGTCATCGTCGATGTTCGCCAGGGTTGGTGCCGCCAGTGCCCCGTTCCAGTCCGGGCTTCCGTAGGCGGCGGGCAGGCTGACCTGACGCACGGGGTTGCCCATGCAATCGAGAATGTGGAGTTTGCCGGTCCGGTGAGCGCTCTTTTCCACCCATGAAGTGAAGATGACTTCCGCGCAACCGTCGTTGTCCAGGTCGGCCACAACCGGCTCGGAAGCGAAGCGCATGATGCCCTCGCCTGAATCGTAAACGGAGAAAGGCCAGTTTCCGTGCTCTTTCTTGTCGAGCCAGAATGCGTGCACCCGACCGTCGTATGAGGAATAGACGATCTCCTTCCTGCCGTCGCCGTCCAGGTCGACCACGACCGGGTTCGGCTGACAATTCTCAATCACCTCATAATCCTCGCTCAAGGGCGCACCCGTATCCAATGGGACCTTGCGCCAGTCGAAACCGTCCCGGTTGAACCGGGTGCGGTCGCGGTTGAAAATATAGATCCCGTTGTACCTGCTGTCGTAATTTTCCGTCGCGCAATCGTAGACGTTGCCGGCCACCACGACTTCGAGGTTCGAATCCCCGTTGACGTCCGCAATGGTCGCGGCGCCGTGGGCGAAATTGGGGCGGTGGCGCTCGGAACGCGGGTCTCCCTGCTCGCACGTTCCCCAGCCGCGCTTTTCAACGCCCAGGCTTTCCCAGACCCCCACCTGTCCCCATCTCTTGCCCTCGTACATGGTGTTGTTGGCAGGAATGTGGGAACCATTTGCATTGTAGGCGCAAATGTAGTGCACATCGGACGGGACGACGATCTCGCCCTGCCCGTCCTTGTCCAAATCGTAGACCGCGGCATTGCTGTTATAAACGCCCCAGGCATAACCGTTGTCGTTCGCGAGTTGAGGCCATCCGTCGAGGAGGCGGCCATTGTGGTTGTACACCCACGTGTTGGTCTTGCTGCCGACTGCTCCGGTCACGACGATTTCGAGAAATCCGTCGCGGTCCAGGTCGTAGGCGCTCAAGCCGCGCAGTTCGCTGGTCGTGGGCTGCCGCGACCAGACGGTCTTGCCCGCGTGGTCGAGCACCGTGACGTAGCCGCCGCCCTGGGCGAGGACGATCTCGGGCTTGCCGTCCCGGTCGATGTCCGCGACCACCACGCCCGGCCATACGCGGCCTCCGGAACCGGCGGTCACGCTGAACTTCTGTGAGCCGTCCTCGCCGTTGAGGACGAAAAGACTGTAAGCTGCGCCCAGCACCTCCATTTTCCCGTCGCCGTCGAGGTCAGCGACCGCGGGGGAGGAATACCAGCCCGTTTCGCACCACGAGGAATAGCAGCCGCCGTGTTTCCACTTGAGGACTGGGTTTCCGACGGCGGCGACGGCAGCCGGCGCGGTCGCGCAGAACCAGGTCAGCACCGGGACAAGGGCGCAAATAACGAAAGACAGTCCAGGTTTTCTCATATTCGCTCCATGTCGAAATTTGAGGATCACGCACAGTCCCCTGTTTCGTCCGGACAGCGGGCGATCCGGTCTTTGCGCGTCGAGAGGTCGCTGCGCAAAGACCGCTCCACGTTCGGAGTCAGTCCCCGGATCGCACTGTGCGGACCGCCCGCGTCACCTCCCGCCGGGCAGGCGTCGTGTAATGTTGAACGCCCCTCAATATCAAACGAACAATCCGGCGATTGTCGGGTCGGCACGACAATCAATAATACGGAAAAAATGGGAAAATGCATGAACGGGCGGCGGAGGGAGTGGGCGGCGGCCCGAAAAAGCCGGCGGAGGCGGGCGAGGAACCCTCGGCTTCGTTTCGGCTCATGAGCTGGATGGACCTGCCCGTGAGCGACCGGCGAGGGGCGTGTCTCGCCCGGCCGGCCGCGCGGCGCGGCCTAGTCGCTTCCCCCGCCCAGCACGGCATAAAGCCTCACCTGGTTGGTGAGCCGCACCAGGCGGGTGCCGATCAGCGCCTGCTGCGCCTCGTAGAGAGAGCGCTGCGAATCGAGGACGCCCAGGAAATTGTCTATCCCCTTCATGTAGCGGGCGTTGGAAAGACGGTATGTTGCGGCGCTGGCGTCCACCAGGGACTGCTGCGCCGTCAACTGGTCATCCACGGTGCCGAACAGGGCGAGGGCGTCGGCCACTTCCCTGAAGGCCGTCTGGATCGTTTTCTGATATTCAGTGACGGCGATTTCCCGGTCCACCTTCGTTGCTTTCAGCGCCCACCACGTGCGGGCGTCAAAGATCGGCATCACGATCTGAGGGGCAAAAGTCCAGGCACTCGAACCGGCTTTGAACAGTCCGGCCAGTTCGCCGCTGGCAGTCCCGAAGGCGGTCGTCAGGGAGATGCGGGGGAAGAATGCCGCACGGGCGGCGCCGATGTTGGCATTGGCGGCCTTGAGCATGCTTTCCGCCTGGAGGATGTCGGGGCGGCGCAAGAGCACCTCGGAGGAAATACCGGGGGAGATCTCCAAGTTGGAGCCAATGCTGCTCAGGTCCGCAGGCAGCAACTCGCTCGCCACCGGGGAGCCCGCCAGCAGGTTCAGGGCATTCTCGCCTTCGGCAACCAGTCTCGTGTAGCGGGCCTCATCCACACGGGCCGCTTCCACGCGCGTCTGGGCCTGACGAACATCCAGTTCGGGCGCGAGTCCCACTTCGTGCCGCCTTCGAACCAGTTCGTAGACGGTCTGCTGAGTCTCGACGGTGGAGCGGGCCAGGTCGAGGCGTTCCCGGTCCGCGCCGAGCAGCAGGTAGATGCGGGCGATATCGGATATGAGCGAGATTTGCACGCTGCGGCGAGCCTGCTCGGTGGCGAGGTATTCCTCCAGGGCCTTGTCTTTCAGGCTGCGAAGGCGACCGAAGAAATCGATCTCCCAGGCGGCGATGCCGAGATTGACGTCGTACGCGTCGGCCGTAACGGCA from Syntrophobacter fumaroxidans MPOB includes these protein-coding regions:
- a CDS encoding FG-GAP-like repeat-containing protein, which translates into the protein MRKPGLSFVICALVPVLTWFCATAPAAVAAVGNPVLKWKHGGCYSSWCETGWYSSPAVADLDGDGKMEVLGAAYSLFVLNGEDGSQKFSVTAGSGGRVWPGVVVADIDRDGKPEIVLAQGGGYVTVLDHAGKTVWSRQPTTSELRGLSAYDLDRDGFLEIVVTGAVGSKTNTWVYNHNGRLLDGWPQLANDNGYAWGVYNSNAAVYDLDKDGQGEIVVPSDVHYICAYNANGSHIPANNTMYEGKRWGQVGVWESLGVEKRGWGTCEQGDPRSERHRPNFAHGAATIADVNGDSNLEVVVAGNVYDCATENYDSRYNGIYIFNRDRTRFNRDGFDWRKVPLDTGAPLSEDYEVIENCQPNPVVVDLDGDGRKEIVYSSYDGRVHAFWLDKKEHGNWPFSVYDSGEGIMRFASEPVVADLDNDGCAEVIFTSWVEKSAHRTGKLHILDCMGNPVRQVSLPAAYGSPDWNGALAAPTLANIDDDQALEVVINTAHSGLVAYDLPGTANARILWGTGRGNYQRTGTADPSPLPIVTVTATKTQVPESGASGTAFRIRRTGGSASAITVKYTLSGTARNGIDYAKLSGTRTLPAGVSSALVKLTPVDDSRDEKNERVIMRISPDSSYIVRTPATAEIIIVDND
- a CDS encoding efflux transporter outer membrane subunit — its product is MNGSLLVLLSLIVAFLSGCTMAPKYSRPEAPVPATWPSGPAYEDSQAVPGAPEASAIGWRDFFSDERLHKIIETALHNNLNLRLAALNVEMARAIYGIRRVELLPTLDGSASYVKSRVPADLSGKDHAVTADAYDVNLGIAAWEIDFFGRLRSLKDKALEEYLATEQARRSVQISLISDIARIYLLLGADRERLDLARSTVETQQTVYELVRRRHEVGLAPELDVRQAQTRVEAARVDEARYTRLVAEGENALNLLAGSPVASELLPADLSSIGSNLEISPGISSEVLLRRPDILQAESMLKAANANIGAARAAFFPRISLTTAFGTASGELAGLFKAGSSAWTFAPQIVMPIFDARTWWALKATKVDREIAVTEYQKTIQTAFREVADALALFGTVDDQLTAQQSLVDASAATYRLSNARYMKGIDNFLGVLDSQRSLYEAQQALIGTRLVRLTNQVRLYAVLGGGSD